A portion of the Gigantopelta aegis isolate Gae_Host chromosome 10, Gae_host_genome, whole genome shotgun sequence genome contains these proteins:
- the LOC121382565 gene encoding ninein-like, with product MTSSAVTVGPARSYEQFLTESGLTKPEQYIKPRPRSVQSGAQECKSDHLMRSCNCQTSENPPGQSESESTECKDKEILPEQPAEIKILLSRCRELEKLKSDLQAELKVAQSKLNKIVDLESENEHLQEKLSSLYSEHQKMESLEVRTASLERECEEKNIEIRKLKYQIESLESLELENIELKHQVEGKILELQFLTSGDLSGMKSRLQKLASVERENRVLNEQLEEKMAELERFKRLYYSLLNKTNCAPTRESGQILRSNSLSDVQNKRMDEQEYEVGCLRCRNLNLNSSATHKFGHLEEENKLLNLQLHHQMKKSQPQECNTVSSQTNIHIEYNPNYPAVDMSTPDTSNTATSSTSNMTTSSTLNMATSNTSNLATSNTSNVAATSTSTLPAVHSSSKTVNHHTPSISLETSSKSSDACTEEPVKSVPVSKTVNASVSRTVCKAPRDAFVEDDPNSLLKTLRSKLEKLQEVEAKNLTVQTKLEESATLLKHRVNHLACCTDRSPWSWGTLMFSTSSLLLSVAKN from the coding sequence ATGACTAGTTCAGCTGTTACTGTAGGGCCTGCGAGAAGCTATGAACAGTTTCTTACTGAATCTGGTCTGACAAAACCTGAACAGTACATTAAACCCAGACCACGGTCGGTACAGTCAGGTGCCCAAGAATGTAAATCTGATCATTTGATGAGATCTTGCAACTGTCAGACTTCAGAAAATCCTCCTGGTCAATCAGAATCAGAATCTACTGagtgtaaagacaaagaaatTCTGCCTGAGCAACCAGCGGAAATAAAGATACTGCTGTCCCGCTGTAGGGAATTGGAAAAACTGAAGTCGGACCTTCAGGCTGAGCTAAAGGTTGCTCAGTCAAAGTTGAATAAAATTGTGGATCTTGAATCTGAAAATGAACACCTTCAGGAGAAACTTTCCTCCTTGTACTCGGAGCATCAGAAGATGGAATCGTTGGAGGTGAGAACCGCAAGCCTGGAGAGGGAGTGTGAAGAGAAAAATATAGAGATCAGAAAGTTGAAGTATCAGATTGAATCTCTTGAGTCTCTCGAGCTGGAGAACATTGAGCTGAAGCATCAGGTGGAAGGGAAGATTCTCGAACTTCAGTTTCTCACTTCAGGGGATCTCAGTGGGATGAAGTCCAGACTTCAGAAGTTAGCCAGTGTGGAGAGAGAGAACCGTGTACTAAATGAACAGTTGGAGGAAAAGATGGCTGAATTGGAGAGATTTAAAAGACTGTATTACAGTTTGTTAAATAAGACCAACTGTGCACCAACTAGAGAGTCGGGTCAAATCCTGAGAAGTAATTCACTTAGCGATGTTCAGAATAAAAGGATGGATGAACAAGAATATGAAGTGGGTTGTCTCAGATGTAGAAACTTAAATTTGAATAGTTCTGCAACACACAAATTTGGTCATcttgaagaagaaaataaactcTTGAATTTACAGTTACACCATCAGATGAAGAAGAGCCAGCCTCAGGAATGTAATACTGTTAGTAGTCAAACTAATATACACATTGAATATAACCCTAATTATCCTGCTGTAGATATGTCCACTCCAGATACATCCAACACAGCTACTTCCAGTACATCAAACATGACTACTTCCAGTACATTAAACATGGCTACTTCTAATACATCAAACTTGGCTACTTCCAATACATCAAATGTAGCTGCTACCAGTACCTCAACTCTGCCTGCTGTACATTCTTCCAGTAAAACTGTTAATCACCACACACCTTCTATCAGTTTGGAAACATCATCAAAGTCATCAGATGCTTGTACAGAGGAACCAGTTAAAAGTGTTCCAGTAAGTAAAACTGTTAATGCATCAGTCTCTAGAACTGTCTGCAAAGCTCCAAGAGATGCATTTGTTGAGGATGATCCAAACAGCTTGTTGAAGACTTTGCGCTCCAAGCTGGAGAAGTTACAAGAAGTGGAGGCCAAAAATCTCACTGTGCAAACGAAACTTGAAGAATCGGCCACACTGCTGAAACACAGGGTAAATCACTTGGCGTGTTGCACTGATAGATCACCATGGTCGTGGGGCACACTCATGTTCAGCACTTCTTCACTTTTACTGTCTGTggcaaaaaactaa